One Silene latifolia isolate original U9 population chromosome 4, ASM4854445v1, whole genome shotgun sequence DNA segment encodes these proteins:
- the LOC141652732 gene encoding uncharacterized protein LOC141652732, producing MKKKTQSSAADTTTTTVDDIKTLIHEHANFFDKLVEAIPARFYLPSNEDKPWFQGLSKAAKASAKRKTIQNLRIAKLNRFDPEKSSKTTVDVLNESLKTEKSEINLRFKDDSDSDGDGDEEDEDEGRKVTYEELQAKMRRKLEALKAGRDRGEGFERRTEKREEWKLKRKRSDFQGDKKVKGSQSKSEKEKESERVHVEKEVEEASKEIEFGKVKLAASIDDALFDKKKNKKRKLSKEEELKRALELEEAKKDPEKGNIVKEHAWKAATDRAMGKKVHDNPDRLKKSLDNDIRKQKKSKETWKKRLETTENHKKAKQEKRKANINAKLNTKKQTKMAKREKKFMRPGFEGRKEGFITGE from the exons ATGAAGAAAAAAACTCAATCTTCCGCcgccgacaccaccaccaccaccgtcgACGACATCAAAACCCTAATTCACGAACACGCTAACTTCTTCGACAAGCTAGTGGAAGCCATACCAGCAAGGTTCTACCTTCCTTCAAACGAAGACAAACCATGGTTCCAAGGTCTCTCTAAAGCCGCTAAAGCTTCTGCTAAACGCAAAACCATCCAAAACCTCCGTATCGCAAAGCTCAATCGATTCGACCCGGAGAAATCGTCTAAAACAACCGTCGATGTTCTCAATGAATCGCTCAAAACCGAGAAATCGGAGATTAATTTGAGGTTTAAAGATGATAGCGACAgcgatggtgatggtgatgaggaggatgaggatgaagGAAGGAAGGTGACATACGAGGAGTTGCAGGCGAAGATGAGACGGAAGCTTGAAGCGTTGAAAGCTGGACGTGACCGCGGCGAGGGGTTTGAACGGAGGACGGAGAAACGGGAGGAATGGAAGCTGAAGCGGAAACGGAGCGATTTCCAAGGGGATAAGAAGGTCAAGGGGAGTCAGAGTAAGagtgagaaagagaaagagagtgagAGGGTTCATGTTGAGAAAGAGGTTGAAGAAGCTTCTAAAGAAATTGAGTTTGGAAAGGTTAAGTTGGCTGCTTCCATTGATGATG CTTTGTTCGacaagaagaagaataaaaagagGAAATTGTCCAAGGAGGAGGAGTTAAAGAGAGCGTTGGAGTTGGAAGAAGCGAAGAAGGATCCAGAGAAGGGTAATATCGTAAAAGAGCATGCTTGGAAAGCGGCCACTGACAGGGCAATGGGGAAGAAAGTGCACGATAATCCCGATCGGCTTAAAAAGAGTTTAGATAATGACATAAGAAAGCAGAAGAAGAGCAAGGAAACATGGAAGAAGAGGTTGGAGACTACTGAAAATCATAAGAAGGCAAAGCAGGAGAAGAGGAAAGCTAATATTAATGCTAAGTTGAATACTAAGAAGCAAACCAAGATGGCAAAAAGAGAGAAGAAGTTTATGAGGCCTGGCTTTGAGGGCCGTAAGGAAGGCTTTATCACTGGCGAGTAA
- the LOC141652717 gene encoding two-component response regulator-like APRR1, with translation MGDEEVGPGNGGKKKNEQFIDRSKVRILLCDNDVNGCHEVFSLLSNCFYQVTAVKSARQVINALNAEGPSIDIILCEVDLPMKKGLKLLKYIMRDLQFQRIPVIMMSKLDEVSLVVKCLRLGAADYLVKPLRSNELLNLWTHMWRRRRMLGLPEKNIVTYDFDLVASDLSDGNTNSTTLFSDDTDDKSRKSVNPEMSMAEQQEDDVSVSNKATSEPMPMDSFNCRPGVPGISDRRTGQVVSFPRKSELKIGECSAFFTYVKSNTVNNNGQSGTDVDENTTSNSNFQEVEIVHIEDNTSQPSRVEDKLQTWHDMRYEIKEPWRNSSLEDELPGSTSVLDSTSLERSCTPSVSAGFIPNSSSDEGLSHAHIQQRNGSHFDVSGFAEHYIHPFYMSGTMNHVIMPSTPMYQNDVQGHGASYMMPHYNHLPHCPPRMPGMPPFPYYPMSTCVQQGQLPANQQPPSYGNSPSSEAGLSRVDRREAALSKFRQKREKRCFDKKVRYANRKRLAERRPRIRGQFVRGVNGVDVDLNGDPSPADLDEEDDYNEDDAP, from the exons atGGGCGATGAAGAAGTGGGGCCCGGCAATGGCGGGAAGAAGAAGAATGAACAGTTTATTGATCGAAGTAAAGTTCGGATATTGTTGTGTGATAATGATGTTAACGGTTGTCATGAAGTTTTTTCTCTCCTTTCCAACTGTTTTTATCAGG TAACTGCAGTGAAGTCAGCTAGACAGGTTATCAATGCCCTTAATGCAGAGGGACCTAGTATTGATATCATACTTTGTGAGGTTGATCTTCCTATGAAGAAAGGACTCAAGTTGTTGAAGTACATTATGCGAGACCTGCAATTTCAACGAATACCTGTGATCA TGATGTCAAAACTAGATGAAGTTTCCCTTGTTGTGAAGTGTTTGAGGCTGGGAGCGGCAGATTACCTTGTAAAGCCACTGCGTAGTAATGAGCTGTTGAACTTGTGGACTCACATGTGGAGGAGAAGGCGTATG CTTGGACTCCCAGAGAAGAACATCGTAACTTACGACTTCGATTTAGTGGCATCTGATCTGAGTGATGGTAATACAAATAGCACCACACTGTTCTCAGATGATACAGATGATAAATCGAGGAAAAGTGTTAATCCTGAGATGAGCATGGCAGAACAACAGGAGGACGATGTAT CCGTT TCTAACAAAGCCACTTCTGAACCAATGCCTATGGATTCTTTCAACTGTCGGCCTGGTGTGCCAGGAATTAGTGACCGCCGGACAG gCCAAGTTGTGTCGTTTCCGAGGAAGAGTGAGCTAAAGATCGGTGAATGTTCTGCATTCTTCACTTATGTCAAATCAAACACTGTTAACAATAATGGCCAGTCAGGGACCGATGTTGATGAAAATACGACAAGCAACAGCAACTTCCAAGAGGTTGAAATTGTGCATATTGAAGACAATACCTCTCAACCTTCCAGAGTGGAAGACAAATTACAAACATGGCATGATATGAGGTATGAAATCAAAGAGCCATGGAGAAACAGCTCACTCGAAGATGAATTACCTGGTAGTACTAGTGTACTCGACTCTACTTCCTTAGAAAGGTCCTGCACCCCTTCCGTCTCTGCCGGATTCATCCCGAATAGTTCTAGTGACGAAGGCTTATCTCACGCCCACATTCAACAGAGAAATGGTTCGCATTTTGATGTCTCGGGATTTGCTGAGCATTATATTCATCCTTTCTATATGTCGGGAACCATGAATCATGTCATTATGCCATCAACACCCATGTATCAGAATGATGTTCAAGGGCATGGGGCTTCATATATGATGCCGCATTACAACCATCTTCCTCATTGCCCTCCTCGTATGCCCGGTATGCCACCTTTCCCTTATTATCCAATGAGTACGTGTGTTCAACAAGGCCAATTACCCGCTAACCAACAACCACCATCATATGGCAATTCACCATCTAGTGAAGCTGGTTTGAGTAGAGTCGATAGGAGGGAAGCCGCATTGTCAAAGTTTAGGCAAAAAAGGGAGAAAAGATGTTTTGATAAAAAGGTAAGGTATGCTAACCGGAAAAGGCTTGCCGAGAGAAGACCTCGGATTCGTGGCCAGTTTGTCCGGGGAGTGAATGGCGTGGATGTGGATCTTAATGGAGATCCATCTCCTGCTGACCTTGATGAAGAGGATGATTATAATGAAGATGAcgcgccctga
- the LOC141652716 gene encoding NEP1-interacting protein-like 2, whose translation MEDIGDYEDGRGEIRVYEYIPKLVGGAFSGALTGVFALAGALTGAVSGGLAGRASDSGFLRGAGLGAVAGAVLSVEVLEASRAYWCSQHSDSRSSSSMADFLEELLQGRFVEDQLPPAELTGFYWQASIANVVYDEIYDVYADVVPRGLSGDSLKELPCHTILDTNRATHNVCCTICLQDFEAGETARSLPPCSHTFHQKCVDKWLQSHGSCPICRRFV comes from the exons ATGGAGGATATTGGAGATTATGAAGATGGCAGAGGAGAAATCAGGGTTTATGAATACATTCCTAAATTAGTTGGTGGTGCTTTTTCTGGTGCTCTTACTGGTGTTTTTGCTCTTG CTGGTGCTTTAACTGGAGCTGTATCTGGTGGCTTAGCTGGAAGGGCCTCAGATAGCGGTTTCCTTAGAGGAGCTGGGTTAGGTGCTGTGGCAGGTGCGGTTCTCTCTGTGGAGGTTCTAGAAGCTTCTCGAGCTTATTGGTGTTCACAGCATTCTGATTCACGGAGTTCATCATCCATG GCAGATTTTTTGGAGGAGCTTCTCCAGGGTAGATTTGTGGAGGATCAATTACCACCTGCCGAACTTACAGGATTCTACTGGCAG GCTAGTATTGCCAATGTCGTCTATGATGAGATTTATGATGTTTACGCTGATGTTGTTCCAAGAGGATTATCTGGTGATTCACTGAAAGAGCTACCATGCCATACGATTTTGGATACGAACAGAGCAACACACAACGTATGCTGCACCATTTGTTTACAG GATTTTGAAGCAGGGGAAACAGCTAGGAGTTTGCCACCCTGCAGTCATACATTTCACCAGAAATGCGTGGATAAGTGGCTTCAAAGTCACGGTTCCTGCCCTATTTGCAGACGCTTTGTCTGA